The Canis lupus dingo isolate Sandy chromosome 8, ASM325472v2, whole genome shotgun sequence genome has a segment encoding these proteins:
- the ZBTB42 gene encoding zinc finger and BTB domain-containing protein 42: MEVPGHGARLLGRLRQQRQQGFLCDCTVLVGAARFPAHRAVLAACSVHFHLFYRDRPAGSRDAVRLNGDVVTAPAFGRLLDFMYEGRLDLRGLPVEDVLAAASYLHMYDVVKVCRGRLRAEGRAPPRGEPEPPARAPRPQPARSPQPRAAAAAAAAAGARALPPRAPGRPPWPAPGDPDAALDLSLKPGPRREPGRPPRALQAPACGPLPRGKESRGSRSDAEDGGGPPQPPCVRAAERGAGAPGARRGGAAGGAEAAAAAAGRGALCVCPLCSKLLPGAHVLQGHLSAHFREREGPRARLSPDGPAPTCPLCGKTFSCAYTLKRHERTHSGEKPYTCVQCGKGFQYSHNLSRHAVVHTREKPHACRWCERRFTQSGDLYRHVRKFHCGLVKSLLL, encoded by the coding sequence ATGGAGGTCCCGGGGCACGGCGCGCGGCTGCTCGGCCGCCTGCGGCAGCAGCGCCAGCAGGGCTTCCTGTGCGACTGCACCGTGCTGGTGGGCGCCGCGCGCTTCCCGGCCCACCGCGCCGTGCTGGCCGCCTGCAGCGTCCACTTCCATCTCTTCTACAGGGACCGGCCCGCCGGCAGCCGCGACGCGGTGCGGCTCAACGGCGACGTGGTCACGGCGCCCGCCTTCGGCCGCCTGCTGGACTTCATGTACGAGGGCCGCCTGGACCTGCGCGGCCTGCCGGTGGAGGACGTCCTGGCCGCCGCCAGCTACCTGCACATGTACGACGTCGTCAAGGTCTGCCGGGGCCGGCTCCGGGCCGAGGGGCGCGCGCCGCCGCGGGGGGAGCCGGAGCCGccagcccgcgccccgcgcccccagcccgcgcgctccccgcagccccgcgccgccgccgccgccgccgccgccgccggggcgcGCGCCCTCCCTCCGCGAGCGCCGGGGCGCCCCCCCTGGCCGGCCCCCGGGGACCCGGACGCGGCCCTGGACCTGTCGCTGAAGCCCGGCCCGCGGCGGGAGCCcggccgccccccgcgcgccctccAGGCCCCCGCGTGCGGCCCGCTGCCCCGGGGCAAGGAGTCGCGGGGCTCGCGGTCGGACGCGGAGGACGGCGgcggccccccgcagcccccctgcGTGCGCGCGGCCGAGCGCggggcaggggccccgggggcgcggcggggcggcgcggcgggcggcgcggaggcggcggcggcggcggcggggcgcggggccctgTGCGTGTGCCCGCTGTGCAGCAAGCTGTTGCCCGGCGCGCACGtgctgcaggggcacctgagcgCCCACTTCCGCGAGCGGGAGGGCCCCCGGGCGCGGCTGTCCCCCGACGGCCCGGCGCCCACCTGCCCGCTCTGCGGCAAGACCTTCTCCTGCGCCTACACGCTCAAGAGGCACGAGCGCACGCACTCGGGCGAGAAGCCCTACACGTGCGTGCAGTGCGGCAAGGGCTTCCAGTACTCGCACAACCTGAGCCGCCACGCCGTGGTGCACACGCGCGAGAAGCCGCACGCCTGCCGCTGGTGCGAGCGCCGCTTCACGCAGTCCGGGGACCTCTACCGCCACGTCCGGAAGTTCCACTGCGGCCTGGTCAAGTCCCTGCTGCTGTGA